One genomic segment of Aquamicrobium lusatiense includes these proteins:
- a CDS encoding GNAT family N-acetyltransferase produces the protein MIRTATPDDLAPITEIYRDAVLNGTATYELEPPSLEEMQGRFEALRARGYPFLVATYDDGTVLGYAYAGPFRARPAYRFIVEDSIYISPEAKGRGLGTALMRALIEEVRELGFRQFVAVIGDGTPDSPSVRLHKKLGFRHTGKLEGSGYKHGRWLDTTFMQLEMNGGANQPPDPGSWPEKALKDG, from the coding sequence ATGATACGCACGGCGACCCCGGACGATCTTGCCCCGATCACGGAAATCTATCGTGACGCCGTTCTCAACGGCACCGCCACCTACGAGCTTGAACCGCCCTCGCTGGAAGAAATGCAGGGCCGTTTCGAGGCGCTGCGCGCCAGGGGCTATCCGTTTCTGGTCGCAACGTACGACGATGGAACCGTGCTCGGCTACGCCTATGCCGGTCCCTTCCGGGCACGCCCCGCCTATCGCTTCATCGTCGAGGATTCGATCTACATCTCCCCTGAGGCCAAGGGGCGCGGCCTCGGCACGGCACTCATGCGTGCACTCATCGAAGAGGTGCGTGAGCTGGGCTTTCGCCAGTTCGTCGCCGTGATCGGCGATGGCACACCGGACAGCCCGTCGGTGCGCCTGCACAAGAAGCTCGGCTTTCGCCACACCGGCAAGCTCGAAGGATCGGGTTACAAGCACGGCCGCTGGCTGGATACCACCTTCATGCAGCTTGAGATGAACGGCGGCGCAAACCAGCCGCCGGATCCCGGCTCATGGCCGGAAAAGGCTCTGAAGGACGGCTGA
- a CDS encoding DUF2794 domain-containing protein, translating to MSEGSAGAGEGDASAILIPLQEARRERLGMPVSFDRRELDLILRLYGRMVAANEWKDYAIDHLEDRAIFSVYRRASEVPLFQIVKDPKLAKRQGAFSVIAAGGRILKRGHELARVLGVFDNRLKLVKA from the coding sequence ATGAGCGAAGGCAGTGCGGGCGCGGGAGAAGGAGACGCTTCCGCAATACTCATCCCGCTTCAGGAGGCGCGCCGCGAGCGCCTCGGCATGCCGGTCTCCTTCGATCGTCGCGAACTCGACCTGATCCTGCGGCTCTATGGGCGCATGGTCGCGGCCAATGAGTGGAAGGACTACGCCATCGATCATCTGGAGGACCGGGCGATCTTTTCGGTCTACCGGCGCGCCAGCGAAGTGCCCCTTTTCCAGATCGTCAAGGACCCGAAGCTGGCGAAGCGTCAGGGCGCTTTTTCGGTGATCGCCGCGGGCGGGCGCATCCTCAAGCGGGGTCACGAGCTGGCGCGGGTGCTGGGGGTCTTCGACAACAGGCTGAAGCTGGTGAAGGCGTAA